A window from Citrus sinensis cultivar Valencia sweet orange chromosome 3, DVS_A1.0, whole genome shotgun sequence encodes these proteins:
- the LOC102607567 gene encoding putative ABC transporter C family member 15 isoform X2, translating to MPILLAGGELRLLHFQTAWLPLRSPCFWEHIISIVVQLGFLGLLLLQLARTTLFRRLGADFRDLVVDKYPYGVKLGICYKASMVSSTLIFGTHFIILLTVMLNTGGEAEAVCNSGILAFSSRIMQVVSWASTLFLLCKIIPNSAHVKFPWILRAWWFCSFLFSILCTALHTYLRIRYRGQFRIQDYVDIIALLASTFLFGISIQGKTGLLLHTASSDTTEPFLNVKADKQFKSKRDSPYGKSTLLQLVTFSWLNPLFAVGIKKPLELDDIPDVDIKDSAEFLSNRFEQDLDLVKEKEGSTNPSIYKAIFFFIRKKAAINASFAVINAATSYVGPYLINDFVNFLTDKKSRSLESGYLLALAFLGAKMVETIAQRQWIFGARQLGLRLRAALISHLYRKGLHLSSQSRQSHTSGEIINYMSVDVQRISDFIFYSNYMFMLPVQISLAIYILRTNLGLGSLAALAATLTVMTCNIPITRIQKRFQSKIMDAKDNRMRATSEVLKNMKTLKLQAWDTRFLQKLESLRQVECIWLWKSLRLSATSAFIFWGSPTFISVVTFGACMLLGIQLTAGRVLSALATFRMLQDPIFNLPDLLSNIAQGKVSADRIAAYLQEDEIQRDAVEYVPKGRSEFEVEVVNGKFSWNPESSSPTLDGIQLKVKRGMKVAICGTVGSGKSSLLSCILGEIQKMAGTVKISGTKAYVPQSPWILTGNIRENILFGNQYDSCKYDRTVEACALVKDFELFASGDLTEIGERGINMSGGQKQRIQIARAVYQDADIYLLDDPFSAVDAHTGTQLFKDCLMGILKDKSVLYVTHQVEFLPAADIILVMENGRIAQAGRFEELLKQNIGFEVLVGAHSQALESVLTVETSSRTSQDPTPESELNSDSTSNVKLVHSQHDSEHELSLEITEKGGKLVQEEEREKGSIGKEVYWSYLTAVKGGALVPIILLAQSSFQVLQVASNYWMAWASPPTSDGEPALGMNIVLLVYTLLTVGSSLCVLLRAMLVAITGLRTAQKLFTNMLHSVHRAPMAFFDSTPTGRILNRASNDQSVLDLELAGRLGWCAFSIIQILGTIGVMSQVAWQVFVIFIPVTGICIWYQQYYIPTARELARLAEIQRAPILHHFAESLAGAATIHAFDQEDRFTNANLSLIDNHSRPWFHNVSAMEWLCFRLNLLSNFVFAFSLVVLVTLPEGIINPSIAGLAVTYGINLNVLQASIIWNICNAENKMISVERILQYSNLPSEAPLVTEECRPPSNWPDVGTISFHNLQIRYAEHLPSVLKNISCTFPGRKKVGVVGRTGSGKSTLIQAIFRIVEPTMGSIIIDNVDITKIGLHDLRSRLGIIPQDPTLFDGTVRGNLDPLVQYSDKQVWEALDKCQLGDLVRAKEEKLDSTGLVHHIWAGRTWLKMVKIGVWDKGSYSV from the exons ATGCCAATTCTACTAGCAGGAGGAG AATTGAGGCTCCTGCACTTCCAGACAGCATGGCTGCCATTGAGATCACCCTGCTTTTGGGAGCATATCATCAGCATAGTGGTGCAGCTTGGCTTCCTTGGACTCTTATTACTCCAACTTGCACGAACAACTCTATTTCGGAGACTTGGAGCAGACTTCAGAGATCTAGTTGTAGACAAGTACCCTTACGGTGTAAAGTTGGGCATCTGTTACAAGGCCAGCATGGTTTCCTCCACTTTAATATTTGGCACTCACTTCATAATCCTACTTACTGTTATGCTAAATACTGGTGGTGAGGCTGAGGCTGTCTGCAATTCTGGAATTCTTGCCTTTTCGTCACGGATTATGCAAGTGGTGTCATGGGCAAGTACATTGTTTTTGTTATGCAAGATAATCCCAAATAGTGCGCATGTCAAGTTTCCTTGGATTCTAAGAGCTTGGTGGTTCTGCAGTTTCTTGTTCTCCATTCTCTGCACTGCTCTTCATACCTATTTAAGAATTCGATACCGTGGCCAATTTAGAATACAAGATTACGTGGACATCATTGCTCTTCTTGCATCTACTTTCCTGTTTGGCATATCAATTCAGGGAAAGACGGGCTTACTCCTTCATACAGCATCCAGTGACACCACTGAGCCATTTCTCAACGTAAAAGCTGATAAGcaattcaaaagcaaaaggGATTCTCCATACGGAAAATCTACTCTTCTCCAACTCGTTACATTTTCCTGGCTCAACCCATTGTTTGCTGTCGGGATTAAAAAACCCCTCGAACTGGATGATATCCCTGATGTCGACATCAAAGATTCTGCTGAATTTCTCTCTAATCGCTTTGAACAGGACCTGGACCTTGTTAAGGAGAAAGAGGGAAGCACAAACCCGTCCATCTATAAGGcaatctttttcttcattcggAAGAAAGCAGCAATCAATGCATCTTTTGCAGTGATAAATGCAGCAACATCATATGTTGGCCCATATCTTATTAATGACTTTGTTAATTTCCTCACTGATAAGAAAAGCAGGAGCTTAGAGAGCGGCTACCTTCTTGCACTAGCCTTTCTAGGTGCCAAAATGGTTGAAACTATTGCACAGAGGCAATGGATCTTTGGAGCCCGCCAGCTAGGCCTTCGGCTAAGAGCAGCTTTGATATCTCACCTATACCGAAAGGGACTACATTTGTCAAGCCAATCTCGTCAAAGCCACACAAGTGGGGAGATTATCAATTACATGAGTGTAGATGTCCAAAGAATTTCAGACTTCATATTTTACTCAAATTATATGTTCATGTTGCCTGTACAAATATCCTTAGCTATCTATATTCTACGTACAAATCTAGGTTTGGGATCACTGGCAGCATTGGCTGCAACTTTAACAGTCATGACTTGCAACATACCTATTACAAGAATCCAGAAGAGATTCCAATCGAAGATCATGGATGCTAAGGATAACAGGATGAGAGCCACGTCGGAAGTTCTCAAAAACATGAAGACACTAAAACTTCAAGCATGGGATACTCGGTTCCTTCAAAAGCTTGAGAGTTTGAGACAAGTTGAGTGCATCTGGCTTTGGAAGTCATTAAGACTGTCAGCAACCTCagctttcattttctggggATCACCCACATTTATCTCTGTCGTAACTTTTGGGGCATGTATGCTACTGGGGATCCAACTCACAGCTGGAAGAGTCTTATCTGCTCTGGCCACCTTCCGAATGTTGCAGGACCCTATATTTAATTTACCTGATTTACTCTCTAATATAGCACAGGGCAAAGTTTCAGCAGATCGGATTGCTGCTTATCTTCAGGAAGATGAGATTCAGCGGGATGCAGTTGAGTATGTTCCAAAAGGACGGTCCGAGTTTGAAGTTGAGGTCGTCAATGGGAAATTCAGCTGGAATCCGGAGTCAAGCAGCCCGACTCTTGATGGAATACAGTTGAAAGTGAAGAGGGGGATGAAGGTTGCGATTTGTGGGACAGTAGGTTCGGGCAAGTCCAGTCTGCTTTCATGCATTCTCGGGGAAATACAGAAGATGGCAGGGACAGTTAAGATAAGTGGTACAAAGGCTTACGTTCCTCAGTCACCTTGGATACTGACAGGAAATATCAGGGAGAATATTCTATTTGGAAATCAATACGACAGTTGCAAGTATGACAGAACAGTTGAAGCATGTGCCTTGGTGAAGGATTTTGAGCTGTTCGCCTCTGGTGACTTAACAGAGATTGGAGAAAGGGGGATCAATATGAGTGGAGGACAGAAGCAGAGAATACAGATTGCTCGTGCAGTTTACCAGGATGCTGATATTTATCTACTTGATGACCCTTTCAGTGCCGTGGATGCTCATACAGGCACCCAGCTCTTTAAG GACTGCTTGATGGGAATACTGAAAGACAAGAGCGTGCTTTATGTTACCCACCAAGTTGAGTTTCTCCCGGCAGCGGATATCATTCTG GTGATGGAAAATGGAAGAATTGCACAAGCTGGTAGATTCGAAGAACTTCTGAAGCAAAACATTGGATTTGAAGTTTTAGTTGGTGCTCATAGTCAAGCCCTAGAGTCAGTTCTCACAGTTGAAACTTCCAGCAGGACATCACAAGACCCGACACCTGAGAGTGAACTCAACAGTGATTCCACTTCAAATGTCAAACTCGTACACTCACAACATGACTCAGAGCACGAGCTCTCCCTAGAGATAACAGAAAAGGGAGGAAAACTGGtgcaagaagaagagagagagaagggaaGCATTGGAAAAGAAGTTTACTGGTCTTATTTAACTGCGGTGAAAGGTGGAGCTCTGGTTCCTATCATACTCTTGGCTCAGTCATCATTCCAAGTATTACAAGTGGCTAGTAACTACTGGATGGCATGGGCTTCTCCTCCTACAAGTGATGGCGAGCCAGCATTGGGAATGAATATAGTATTACTTGTTTATACGCTACTTACCGTTGGAAGTTCACTGTGTGTGCTGCTACGAGCCATGCTGGTAGCAATAACAGGACTTCGAACAGCCCAAAAGCTATTCACCAACATGCTGCACAGTGTACATCGAGCTCCAATGGCATTTTTTGACTCAACTCCAACCGGAAGAATCTTAAATCGG GCATCAAACGATCAAAGTGTGCTAGACTTAGAACTGGCGGGCAGATTAGGTTGGTGTGCTTTCTCAATAATACAGATTCTAGGGACTATTGGAGTGATGTCACAAGTAGCGTGGCAGGTGTTTGTTATCTTCATTCCAGTGACTGGTATCTGCATATGGTATCAA CAATACTACATACCAACAGCTAGAGAACTGGCGCGCTTGGCTGAGATACAAAGAGCTCCAATCCTCCACCACTTTGCAGAATCGCTAGCAGGTGCAGCCACAATCCATGCTTTTGATCAAGAAGATCGTTTCACGAACGCAAACCTCAGCCTTATTGACAATCATTCAAGGCCATGGTTTCACAATGTCTCAGCAATGGAATGGCTTTGTTTTAGACTAAATTTACTGTCCAATTTTGTCTTTGCTTTCTCATTGGTTGTGCTGGTGACCCTTCCTGAAGGAATAATAAACCCAA GTATTGCAGGGTTGGCAGTAACATATggaataaatttgaatgtgCTGCAAGCTTCCATTATATGGAACATATGCAAtgcagaaaataaaatgatctccGTAGAAAGAATACTTCAGTATTCAAACCTACCAAGTGAAGCCCCCCTAGTAACTGAAGAGTGCAGACCTCCAAGTAACTGGCCGGACGTTGGAACAATAAGCTTCCACAATTTGCAG ATTCGATACGCTGAGCATCTCCCATCTGTCCTAAAAAATATAAGCTGCACATTTCCAGGAAGGAAGAAAGTTGGTGTAGTGGGAAGGACAGGAAGTGGGAAATCAACCCTTATACAGGCCATATTCAGGATTGTGGAACCTACAATGGGAAGCATTATAATCGATAATGTGGACATCACCAAGATAGGCCTTCATGACTTAAGATCAAGGCTGGGCATCATTCCACAGGACCCAACACTGTTTGACGGAACTGTTAGAGGAAACCTTGATCCACTGGTTCAATATTCTGACAAGCAAGTGTGGGAG GCTCTTGATAAATGTCAACTTGGTGATCTAGTGCGTGCCAAGGAAGAGAAATTGGATAGCACAGGTCTGGTTCATCATATTTGGGCTGGACGGACT TGGCtgaaaatggtgaaaattGGAGTGTGGGACAAAGGCAGTTATTCTGTCTAG
- the LOC102607268 gene encoding protein disulfide-isomerase LQY1, chloroplastic isoform X1, translating into MLGLRVVRRATPSTVVRNRIEDESKSNGVPLSLSFKKPSWVVRTESNVRKLARKKPEPPCIVCHGTGRVDCYNCSGKGRTNKTHLTMLPRGEWPKWCKTCSGGGLIYCSRCLGTGEYRYPMGFHFVKKSDSDSDGIKQHHNRRGQP; encoded by the exons atgCTAGGACTGCGAGTGGTGAGAAGAGCGACTCCATCAACAGTGGTTCGAAATCGAATAGAAGATGAAAGCAAAAGCAACGGGGTTCCTCTCTCCTTGTCTTTTAAGAAGCCATCTTGGGTGGTTCGAACCGAG TCAAATGTTCGGAAACTAGCAAGGAAGAAGCCGGAGCCACCGTGTATTGTGTGCCATGGTACCGGAAGAGTTGATTGCTACAATTGTTCTGGAAAAG GCAGGACAAATAAGACTCATTTAACAATGCTTCCTAGAGGAGAATGGCCAAAATGGTGCAAGACATGCAGCGGCGGCGGACTCATCTACTGCTCCCGCTGTCTGGGAACCGGAGAGTACAGGTATCCTATGGGTTTCCATTTCGTGAAAAAGAGTGATTCTGATTCCGATGGCATCAAGCAGCACCACAATCGAAGAGGACAACCATAA
- the LOC102607268 gene encoding uncharacterized protein LOC102607268 isoform X2 produces the protein MLGLRVVRRATPSTVVRNRIEDESKSNGVPLSLSFKKPSWVVRTESNVRKLARKKPEPPCIVCHGTGRVDCYNCSGKEENGQNGARHAAAADSSTAPAVWEPESTGILWVSIS, from the exons atgCTAGGACTGCGAGTGGTGAGAAGAGCGACTCCATCAACAGTGGTTCGAAATCGAATAGAAGATGAAAGCAAAAGCAACGGGGTTCCTCTCTCCTTGTCTTTTAAGAAGCCATCTTGGGTGGTTCGAACCGAG TCAAATGTTCGGAAACTAGCAAGGAAGAAGCCGGAGCCACCGTGTATTGTGTGCCATGGTACCGGAAGAGTTGATTGCTACAATTGTTCTGGAAAAG AGGAGAATGGCCAAAATGGTGCAAGACATGCAGCGGCGGCGGACTCATCTACTGCTCCCGCTGTCTGGGAACCGGAGAGTACAGGTATCCTATGGGTTTCCATTTCGTGA
- the LOC102607567 gene encoding putative ABC transporter C family member 15 isoform X1 translates to MPILLAGGELRLLHFQTAWLPLRSPCFWEHIISIVVQLGFLGLLLLQLARTTLFRRLGADFRDLVVDKYPYGVKLGICYKASMVSSTLIFGTHFIILLTVMLNTGGEAEAVCNSGILAFSSRIMQVVSWASTLFLLCKIIPNSAHVKFPWILRAWWFCSFLFSILCTALHTYLRIRYRGQFRIQDYVDIIALLASTFLFGISIQGKTGLLLHTASSDTTEPFLNVKADKQFKSKRDSPYGKSTLLQLVTFSWLNPLFAVGIKKPLELDDIPDVDIKDSAEFLSNRFEQDLDLVKEKEGSTNPSIYKAIFFFIRKKAAINASFAVINAATSYVGPYLINDFVNFLTDKKSRSLESGYLLALAFLGAKMVETIAQRQWIFGARQLGLRLRAALISHLYRKGLHLSSQSRQSHTSGEIINYMSVDVQRISDFIFYSNYMFMLPVQISLAIYILRTNLGLGSLAALAATLTVMTCNIPITRIQKRFQSKIMDAKDNRMRATSEVLKNMKTLKLQAWDTRFLQKLESLRQVECIWLWKSLRLSATSAFIFWGSPTFISVVTFGACMLLGIQLTAGRVLSALATFRMLQDPIFNLPDLLSNIAQGKVSADRIAAYLQEDEIQRDAVEYVPKGRSEFEVEVVNGKFSWNPESSSPTLDGIQLKVKRGMKVAICGTVGSGKSSLLSCILGEIQKMAGTVKISGTKAYVPQSPWILTGNIRENILFGNQYDSCKYDRTVEACALVKDFELFASGDLTEIGERGINMSGGQKQRIQIARAVYQDADIYLLDDPFSAVDAHTGTQLFKDCLMGILKDKSVLYVTHQVEFLPAADIILVMENGRIAQAGRFEELLKQNIGFEVLVGAHSQALESVLTVETSSRTSQDPTPESELNSDSTSNVKLVHSQHDSEHELSLEITEKGGKLVQEEEREKGSIGKEVYWSYLTAVKGGALVPIILLAQSSFQVLQVASNYWMAWASPPTSDGEPALGMNIVLLVYTLLTVGSSLCVLLRAMLVAITGLRTAQKLFTNMLHSVHRAPMAFFDSTPTGRILNRASNDQSVLDLELAGRLGWCAFSIIQILGTIGVMSQVAWQVFVIFIPVTGICIWYQQYYIPTARELARLAEIQRAPILHHFAESLAGAATIHAFDQEDRFTNANLSLIDNHSRPWFHNVSAMEWLCFRLNLLSNFVFAFSLVVLVTLPEGIINPSIAGLAVTYGINLNVLQASIIWNICNAENKMISVERILQYSNLPSEAPLVTEECRPPSNWPDVGTISFHNLQIRYAEHLPSVLKNISCTFPGRKKVGVVGRTGSGKSTLIQAIFRIVEPTMGSIIIDNVDITKIGLHDLRSRLGIIPQDPTLFDGTVRGNLDPLVQYSDKQVWEALDKCQLGDLVRAKEEKLDSTVAENGENWSVGQRQLFCLGRTLLKKSSILVLDEATASVDSATDGVIQKIISQEFKDRTVVTIAHRIHTVIDSDLVLVLSDGRIAEYDSPTKLLEREDSFFSQLIKEYSMRSQNFNSVAGRPN, encoded by the exons ATGCCAATTCTACTAGCAGGAGGAG AATTGAGGCTCCTGCACTTCCAGACAGCATGGCTGCCATTGAGATCACCCTGCTTTTGGGAGCATATCATCAGCATAGTGGTGCAGCTTGGCTTCCTTGGACTCTTATTACTCCAACTTGCACGAACAACTCTATTTCGGAGACTTGGAGCAGACTTCAGAGATCTAGTTGTAGACAAGTACCCTTACGGTGTAAAGTTGGGCATCTGTTACAAGGCCAGCATGGTTTCCTCCACTTTAATATTTGGCACTCACTTCATAATCCTACTTACTGTTATGCTAAATACTGGTGGTGAGGCTGAGGCTGTCTGCAATTCTGGAATTCTTGCCTTTTCGTCACGGATTATGCAAGTGGTGTCATGGGCAAGTACATTGTTTTTGTTATGCAAGATAATCCCAAATAGTGCGCATGTCAAGTTTCCTTGGATTCTAAGAGCTTGGTGGTTCTGCAGTTTCTTGTTCTCCATTCTCTGCACTGCTCTTCATACCTATTTAAGAATTCGATACCGTGGCCAATTTAGAATACAAGATTACGTGGACATCATTGCTCTTCTTGCATCTACTTTCCTGTTTGGCATATCAATTCAGGGAAAGACGGGCTTACTCCTTCATACAGCATCCAGTGACACCACTGAGCCATTTCTCAACGTAAAAGCTGATAAGcaattcaaaagcaaaaggGATTCTCCATACGGAAAATCTACTCTTCTCCAACTCGTTACATTTTCCTGGCTCAACCCATTGTTTGCTGTCGGGATTAAAAAACCCCTCGAACTGGATGATATCCCTGATGTCGACATCAAAGATTCTGCTGAATTTCTCTCTAATCGCTTTGAACAGGACCTGGACCTTGTTAAGGAGAAAGAGGGAAGCACAAACCCGTCCATCTATAAGGcaatctttttcttcattcggAAGAAAGCAGCAATCAATGCATCTTTTGCAGTGATAAATGCAGCAACATCATATGTTGGCCCATATCTTATTAATGACTTTGTTAATTTCCTCACTGATAAGAAAAGCAGGAGCTTAGAGAGCGGCTACCTTCTTGCACTAGCCTTTCTAGGTGCCAAAATGGTTGAAACTATTGCACAGAGGCAATGGATCTTTGGAGCCCGCCAGCTAGGCCTTCGGCTAAGAGCAGCTTTGATATCTCACCTATACCGAAAGGGACTACATTTGTCAAGCCAATCTCGTCAAAGCCACACAAGTGGGGAGATTATCAATTACATGAGTGTAGATGTCCAAAGAATTTCAGACTTCATATTTTACTCAAATTATATGTTCATGTTGCCTGTACAAATATCCTTAGCTATCTATATTCTACGTACAAATCTAGGTTTGGGATCACTGGCAGCATTGGCTGCAACTTTAACAGTCATGACTTGCAACATACCTATTACAAGAATCCAGAAGAGATTCCAATCGAAGATCATGGATGCTAAGGATAACAGGATGAGAGCCACGTCGGAAGTTCTCAAAAACATGAAGACACTAAAACTTCAAGCATGGGATACTCGGTTCCTTCAAAAGCTTGAGAGTTTGAGACAAGTTGAGTGCATCTGGCTTTGGAAGTCATTAAGACTGTCAGCAACCTCagctttcattttctggggATCACCCACATTTATCTCTGTCGTAACTTTTGGGGCATGTATGCTACTGGGGATCCAACTCACAGCTGGAAGAGTCTTATCTGCTCTGGCCACCTTCCGAATGTTGCAGGACCCTATATTTAATTTACCTGATTTACTCTCTAATATAGCACAGGGCAAAGTTTCAGCAGATCGGATTGCTGCTTATCTTCAGGAAGATGAGATTCAGCGGGATGCAGTTGAGTATGTTCCAAAAGGACGGTCCGAGTTTGAAGTTGAGGTCGTCAATGGGAAATTCAGCTGGAATCCGGAGTCAAGCAGCCCGACTCTTGATGGAATACAGTTGAAAGTGAAGAGGGGGATGAAGGTTGCGATTTGTGGGACAGTAGGTTCGGGCAAGTCCAGTCTGCTTTCATGCATTCTCGGGGAAATACAGAAGATGGCAGGGACAGTTAAGATAAGTGGTACAAAGGCTTACGTTCCTCAGTCACCTTGGATACTGACAGGAAATATCAGGGAGAATATTCTATTTGGAAATCAATACGACAGTTGCAAGTATGACAGAACAGTTGAAGCATGTGCCTTGGTGAAGGATTTTGAGCTGTTCGCCTCTGGTGACTTAACAGAGATTGGAGAAAGGGGGATCAATATGAGTGGAGGACAGAAGCAGAGAATACAGATTGCTCGTGCAGTTTACCAGGATGCTGATATTTATCTACTTGATGACCCTTTCAGTGCCGTGGATGCTCATACAGGCACCCAGCTCTTTAAG GACTGCTTGATGGGAATACTGAAAGACAAGAGCGTGCTTTATGTTACCCACCAAGTTGAGTTTCTCCCGGCAGCGGATATCATTCTG GTGATGGAAAATGGAAGAATTGCACAAGCTGGTAGATTCGAAGAACTTCTGAAGCAAAACATTGGATTTGAAGTTTTAGTTGGTGCTCATAGTCAAGCCCTAGAGTCAGTTCTCACAGTTGAAACTTCCAGCAGGACATCACAAGACCCGACACCTGAGAGTGAACTCAACAGTGATTCCACTTCAAATGTCAAACTCGTACACTCACAACATGACTCAGAGCACGAGCTCTCCCTAGAGATAACAGAAAAGGGAGGAAAACTGGtgcaagaagaagagagagagaagggaaGCATTGGAAAAGAAGTTTACTGGTCTTATTTAACTGCGGTGAAAGGTGGAGCTCTGGTTCCTATCATACTCTTGGCTCAGTCATCATTCCAAGTATTACAAGTGGCTAGTAACTACTGGATGGCATGGGCTTCTCCTCCTACAAGTGATGGCGAGCCAGCATTGGGAATGAATATAGTATTACTTGTTTATACGCTACTTACCGTTGGAAGTTCACTGTGTGTGCTGCTACGAGCCATGCTGGTAGCAATAACAGGACTTCGAACAGCCCAAAAGCTATTCACCAACATGCTGCACAGTGTACATCGAGCTCCAATGGCATTTTTTGACTCAACTCCAACCGGAAGAATCTTAAATCGG GCATCAAACGATCAAAGTGTGCTAGACTTAGAACTGGCGGGCAGATTAGGTTGGTGTGCTTTCTCAATAATACAGATTCTAGGGACTATTGGAGTGATGTCACAAGTAGCGTGGCAGGTGTTTGTTATCTTCATTCCAGTGACTGGTATCTGCATATGGTATCAA CAATACTACATACCAACAGCTAGAGAACTGGCGCGCTTGGCTGAGATACAAAGAGCTCCAATCCTCCACCACTTTGCAGAATCGCTAGCAGGTGCAGCCACAATCCATGCTTTTGATCAAGAAGATCGTTTCACGAACGCAAACCTCAGCCTTATTGACAATCATTCAAGGCCATGGTTTCACAATGTCTCAGCAATGGAATGGCTTTGTTTTAGACTAAATTTACTGTCCAATTTTGTCTTTGCTTTCTCATTGGTTGTGCTGGTGACCCTTCCTGAAGGAATAATAAACCCAA GTATTGCAGGGTTGGCAGTAACATATggaataaatttgaatgtgCTGCAAGCTTCCATTATATGGAACATATGCAAtgcagaaaataaaatgatctccGTAGAAAGAATACTTCAGTATTCAAACCTACCAAGTGAAGCCCCCCTAGTAACTGAAGAGTGCAGACCTCCAAGTAACTGGCCGGACGTTGGAACAATAAGCTTCCACAATTTGCAG ATTCGATACGCTGAGCATCTCCCATCTGTCCTAAAAAATATAAGCTGCACATTTCCAGGAAGGAAGAAAGTTGGTGTAGTGGGAAGGACAGGAAGTGGGAAATCAACCCTTATACAGGCCATATTCAGGATTGTGGAACCTACAATGGGAAGCATTATAATCGATAATGTGGACATCACCAAGATAGGCCTTCATGACTTAAGATCAAGGCTGGGCATCATTCCACAGGACCCAACACTGTTTGACGGAACTGTTAGAGGAAACCTTGATCCACTGGTTCAATATTCTGACAAGCAAGTGTGGGAG GCTCTTGATAAATGTCAACTTGGTGATCTAGTGCGTGCCAAGGAAGAGAAATTGGATAGCACAG TGGCtgaaaatggtgaaaattGGAGTGTGGGACAAAGGCAGTTATTCTGTCTAGGGAGGACGTTGTTGAAGAAAAGCAGCATTCTGGTTCTGGATGAAGCTACGGCATCAGTGGATTCTGCAACAGATGGCGTCATTCAGAAGATCATTAGCCAAGAGTTCAAAGACCGGACTGTGGTCACAATAGCTCACCGAATCCACACTGTAATAGATAGTGATCTTGTGTTGGTCCTCAGCGATG GAAGAATTGCAGAGTATGACTCGCCGACAAAGCTGCTAGAGAGAGAAGATTCTTTCTTCTCTCAACTTATAAAGGAGTACTCCATGAGATCTCAAAATTTCAACAGCGTGGCAGGTCGACCTAATTAA